A window of Xenopus laevis strain J_2021 chromosome 1L, Xenopus_laevis_v10.1, whole genome shotgun sequence genomic DNA:
GACTGCGTGTTGTTTGCCTTGACATGTACAACAACACAAATGCAGTGTCTTTCCTTGACCACTAAAGGGTGCTATAACAAGAGAAAAGAAAAGCCTTGTTTCACCCTCCAGTTGACTACTACACATTTATCTGTCGGTACTCAGGACATGCATACAATCATTCCACCATGTCCTGAGCAATAGAGTGTCTTCCAGCTGCTTCACAATACAACCCTAAGTAGGTCATCCTTTCCCTAGGACAAGTTCTGTTCCCTGGATGTGTTGAAATGGCAAATATAAATACTTCTATATGCAAGTAAGCTTTAGAAGGcttacaaaatataataaaaataaaatataaatggagtGAGAATTTGGCATTATGTTCCTAATGGAAGATATGTGATGTTTCCTTCTTGGTCCAAGCTGATTTCTGTATGCCCAGTACCCTCCTGCCAGGCAGAATTTGCAGGGGAAGCATGGCTGCTGGACACTTTTTTTGCTGTATTGGCCTTTCATCAGCAAGTTTCAGATTATGAaagttcaagattttttttctgcttcgtCAGAGTGCTGTTATGTGGGATTTCCAGTGTGAACTTGGCCAGCCACCTTTCCCCCTttcctgtgtttgtgtgtgcatgcACGGTGACATCATGCGAGGGGAGGAGTGTGCTCTCCCCGTCTGTGTCCTAGCACTGCCAGCTTCCCccccctaaatttatagactcacacCTGCCCCAGCCCTTTCGTGACGTCACTGCCGGTCagaatttctcgacccacacaccactagagcaggggtgtccaaactgtggcccgagggccacatgcggcccaggatgcatatgaatgcggcccagcttgaaacacttggttcccgaggaaataggaagaggggggactctgcccattgcccagttagtaataataataatataataataagtctatttaatatccaggtgtcccccattccagtgtatagctccatctggttatccaactggcattgtagttcttttctgtgtatttcctttacttttacaaatcaaacgtgtttgtgtattttatgtgtggccccagacaattgtatctttttccaatgtggcccggcgagccaaaagtttggacacccctgcactagAGTGTGCAGTGACAAGCGAGGGGAGCAGCAgcgggcaggcccagatttgtggaaaggccaccaaggcctgggcctagggcagcaggattttaggggggcggcatgctgcccaactacacccacattggttcattggctggagatacaataattttctaaatttcccaatccccattactcctgtcctcctggaggggacaggggcgacaaactgTAGTGGGCCTAggagcgcccactatgtaaatccggccctggcagcAGGAACTAAAGAACCACGACTATGACTAGGCAGAGGACTCTTCAATAGGCAACTGACAGTGCCCCACCCCCATCATTGCGTTTTAGGCAGGTGCAtcttatgcctacccctagttttggctCTGAGATAATGTAACTTGTTTTAGATGCAAAGCTTAAAAACAAACACTCTCATATTACTATTTGAACTAGCTAGAGCGGGTGAATGTCTATAATGGCAATCACTATAAAGGGAATGACCTGTAAATGTTGCTTTATGCAAGATGTGAGCTCAcgtagtactttctatactgctaaGAGTATAAGTCCCtgctgaagtgtaatggctgcctGAAGCTGTTCATAAAGGGCTGTTACACCTTTCTCATTCTCAGCTACAAAACATAAAATTGGTGATGAAATGTCTATTCTGTCTCTGCAGCAGCTTGCAGCTTTATTTTTCCAAACCCCGGTGAGCCTCCTATGCTTTTTAGGCCAAGGATCCCCCTATCCCCTGGGGCATCTCTCATCCCCCTCAAGAATGACACAGAGACTTAATTGGTGCAAAATATGTGTGGaagtcactttctttatttattactttttgctaaaaaaaggtaccccctgacccccagctgcggctcctatcacCAACCTGGGCATTGTGCCCACACCGTAATAGACAACCAcagggagcagggatcatggggccaagcgccctctgtgaccaatcagtcgcccatcctcctgctcccaaccgtgtgcataactggcgctaaccccagccccttgcatgactcagacaagaccgtgcagtcaaagtctgctccacactagtgactctccaaagggtaggcctgcactgtaaccgtCTTTTCTCCTGGAGCCGCACTGCCGCTGACCCCCACACATTTGTAGCCGCAGCTGATTTCAGGGAGTACCTTTGACTTCACATATAATAATGccccagaggaaggcgaaaaaaccctTCGGTGTGTTTTTCCAATTAGCATCgcaggggaaaattccttcctgaccccatctAGGCGATCGGTCCGAAGACCCTGGAGCACCTTCTTAGCCTCCATCCACCTACAGggtgggagggtgggaaacaaaaacaaaaattagtcTGCTGCTCCTGGCTTGGTTTCCTCCTTAAGCATCTGTCCCTTCTCTGCACCAGCCCCCTTTACCTCCCccagcccgcccccttttttcccgccACCAGGTATCTCTCCCTTTGTTCCCTTTGTATGTGTCcagggggagggaaggggggctGGGGTGGCAGACAGCCCCAGCTACGTGACAAACTACCTAAAGCCCTGGGGGAAGGGGTCCCTTGCCTAAGTCCCACTCTCCCCTATACAGGTTTCGTTCCCTCTAGGCCAAGGATCCCCCTATCCCCTGGGGCATCTCTCATCCCCCTCAAGAATGACACAGAGACTTAATTGGTGCAAAATATGTGTGGaagtcactttctttatttattactttttgctaaaaaaaaggaCTAGGTACCCCCtgacccccagctgcggctcctatcacCAACCTGGGCATTGTGCCCACACCGTAATAGACAACCAcagggagcagggatcatggggccaagcgccctctgtgaccaatcagtcgcccatcctcctgctcccaaccgtgtgcataactggcgctaaccccagccccttgcatgactcagacaagaccgtgcagtcaaagtctgctccacactagtgactctccaaagggtaggcctgcactgtaaccgtCTTTTCTCCTGGAGCCGCACTGCCGCCACCCAATGGAAAAGGGGGGAGGGGTACCATTTGTCCTTTTCCATGGCCCACCTATACCTCCTGTGACTTCCACCACTCCTGAATAAATGACCCGATGTTCCCTAAAAACAGATCCAAACCCTCCCTTGATAGATGAACTCCATCTTCCCTAAAAAACTGGTGTTGCTTACTTCTTATGTTGTCGTGCCTTATGATACCTTTCCCAAAGGAGCACATGAATTTATGCATGGCCCGGTTCACTTTCTTTCTAGCTTTCTCCACGCCTTTGGGTGAAATTGCCCCCCTCCAATTGCTCCTCTGTATAATGTCTGACCAAGCTAACCCCCCGACCTTCCTGTTTTCCAGCATCTCCGCCAAGTCGGCCCTCATGTTCTCTATGAGTGCTGGAGTCTTTTTTGACGTGAGATTGTTTCCCCCTGTATGAATTATAACTAAATGCACGAAATTAACTCGATGGAGCGCGTTATAGAACCTACCTTTTAGTTGCTCCCATCTCATACCTCTCCAACCCTGCCATGCCAACTTCATGTGTTCCTTTGGTAACCCCAGCTGTTGCCCTGCTGCATgctttttggcccaaaaaataAATGAGTGCCCTATGACCAATATGTTGACAGCAGATCCACACCTTGCCATAGGTGCCTCCTTTGTAGCGGTTGCCACGATTGGTCTCTGTGTGCTTGTATCCTCTTTCTGCTTTTCCTGCACCCTTGTGTTTGTTGGATAGGCTTCTTTTTCCCTCCTTGTTGATGGGCCAGCCTCCTCCTCTTGTCTTTGTGTTCTTTCTTTCCTCCACTGCAACCAGCTCTCCTCTTCCTCCCTGTTTCTAAACTGGAGACTCGGCACCCGATAACCATCCCAATATGGAAACTCCTGTCCCACTGCCCATCCAGGTATCCTCTGGTTATACCATTGCCtaagtgcaggaaaaaactcataaTTATTGTCATAACCTCCATACTCAGTATTACAACCATCCCCCTCCCACATGGCATTAGAACCGTTTCCGTTCCACTGTTGGCAGCCTCTGTGCCCCCATCCCCTCTGGGGGTTCCGATGCTCAAAAACAGGTCTGTTGTTTCCCCTAAATCTgaaactcccccctcccctggtCGCTGGGGCTTGGAAATGTTCAGCTCCCCGTGCATGGCCATGTTCTGATCCTCTGTGTCCCTCCTCCTCAGGGTTGGGGGCAGCTTCCCTCCCCCAATCCTCTTCCCCTGGAAGCTCCTCTTCGCTTGCTCTGCCACCCTGCAGGGAACAGGGGTCGTTGGTGCTGGATCTGCCCCTTAAACCTGGGCCTGAGGGTAACTGTGGGGCCCTATTGACTATGCCCATCTTGGCCCCCCCCCCGTCCCCTTGGTGGTGGCTGGTGCCTTATTGCTGGCGGAGTGTAATACATTGGTGGTCGTGGGGGACTCGTTGGTGGCATAGTGGGGGGCATTGGTGGCCGtgggaaaaacattggtggcagtgggGACCCCCTCCAAGCCCCCCACCCGCCTCCCCCTTGAACCTCCAAACCTCTTCCTTGGATGCTC
This region includes:
- the LOC121393407 gene encoding uncharacterized protein LOC121393407, which produces MEVNAAQGVKIGATKRRAMMPRRFREETEGSAGDIARPKKRVSCSMQVRSRSASGGCGRRDGVVGEEEEASREREPDQDDVTSGSTNSDEPVVRKRKKFGGAQRIEEQHNKEHPRKRQWYNQRIPGWAVGQEFPYWDGYRVPSLQFRNREEEESWLQWRKERTQRQEEEAGPSTRREKEAYPTNTRVQEKQKEDTSTQRPIVATATKEAPMARCGSAVNILVIGHSFIFWAKKHAAGQQLGLPKEHMKLAWQGWRGMRWEQLKGRFYNALHRVNFVHLVIIHTGGNNLTSKKTPALIENMRADLAEMLENRKVGGLAWSDIIQRSNWRGAISPKGVEKARKKVNRAMHKFMCSFGKGIIRHDNIRSKQHQFFREDGVHLSREGLDLFLGNIGSFIQEWWKSQEV